The following proteins come from a genomic window of Brassica napus cultivar Da-Ae unplaced genomic scaffold, Da-Ae ScsIHWf_339;HRSCAF=538, whole genome shotgun sequence:
- the LOC106430829 gene encoding uncharacterized protein LOC106430829, whose product MVLLPKARHDWMHLRFLDYKSVDDYNSALFKIVSILKLCGEESNGVRPAGTAPPPEAHEVEKKDPNETYFVQDNKKPYGNSRGGFKRRGRDNSNGRDGYSTGRKGNHNNRGRGSNYGRGRGSYGRGRGGISKPSYTSNKSLCHRCGSDNHW is encoded by the exons atggtgttgcttccaaaagcAAGGCATGATTGGATGCATCTAAGATTCTTAGACTATAAGTCGGTGGATGATTACAATTCAGCTCTATTCAAGATTGTCTCAATACTAAAGTTGTGTGGTGAAGAG agtaacGGAGTTAGACCGGCCGGGACAGCACCACCACCCGAAGCCCATGAGGTTGAGAAGAAGGATCCCAATGAGACATACTTTGTCCAAGACAACAAGAAACCATACGGCAATAGCCGTGGTGGGTTCAAGAGGCGTGGACGTGATAACTCAAACGGCCGAGATGGCTACTCAACtggccggaaaggaaaccacaataaccgtggtcgtggttccaattacggcCGGGGTCGAGGCAGCTACGGCCGCGGacgaggtggcatatccaaaccatcttacacgtccaaCAAGTCTCTATGCCATAGATGCGGGAGTGACAACCATTGG